One region of Triticum aestivum cultivar Chinese Spring chromosome 6B, IWGSC CS RefSeq v2.1, whole genome shotgun sequence genomic DNA includes:
- the LOC123137517 gene encoding transcription factor MYB30: MVRAPCCEKMGLKRGPWTAEEDMTLVAHIEQHGHSNWRALPKQAGLLRCGKSCRLRWINYLRPDIKRGNFTSEEEDAIIQLHAMLGNRWSTIAARLPGRTDNEIKNVWHTHLKKRLESSSKPSGQAAPKRKAKKPAVAASALEGPTSEPASSPGQSLSISPEQSLSTSSATGYSMASSLENTGCSYSESEEFQIDDSFWSETLAMSVDSSGSGMETGDTFGADSVSPSSRNNEMDFWVTLFMQAGDMQSLSQI; the protein is encoded by the coding sequence ATGGTGAGGGCTCCTTGCTGCGAGAAGATGGGGCTCAAGAGGGGCCCGTGGACGGCGGAGGAGGACATGACCCTGGTGGCTCACATCGAGCAGCACGGGCACAGCAACTGGCGAGCGCTGCCGAAGCAGGCCGGCCTGCTGCGCTGCGGCAAGAGCTGCCGCCTCCGGTGGATCAACTACCTGCGCCCCGACATCAAGCGCGGCAACTTCACCAGCGAGGAGGAAGACGCCATCATCCAACTCCACGCCATGCTCGGCAACAGATGGTCCACCATTGCCGCCAGGCTGCCTGGCAGGACGGACAACGAGATCAAGAACGTCTGGCACACGCACCTCAAAAAGCGACTCGAGTCCTCGTCCAAGCCGTCGGGCCAGGCAGCGCCTAAGCGCAAAGCCAAGAAGCCCGCTGTGGCTGCGAGCGCGCTCGAGGGACCGACCTCCGAGCCGGCGTCGTCACCGGGGCAGTCCCTCTCGATTTCGCCGGAGCAGTCCCTCTCGACGTCGTCCGCCACCGGCTACTCGATGGCCTCGTCGTTGGAGAACACGGGCTGCTCTTACTCGGAGTCGGAGGAGTTCCAGATTGACGACAGCTTCTGGTCGGAGACACTGGCGATGTCGGTGGACAGCTCCGGTTCCGGGATGGAAACCGGCGACACCTTCGGCGCAGATAGTGTATCGCCGTCGTCGAGAAACAATGAGATGGACTTCTGGGTCACACTGTTCATGCAGGCTGGTGATATGCAGAGTTTGTCACAGATTTAA